From Bacillus pumilus, one genomic window encodes:
- a CDS encoding YqhG family protein, which produces MEQRDIHTFLLRFFQANQCDILEESAGHMTVQLTIDMDKLIMNRPFYWHWLEKTGGVPEPRQLTLITDQKKVDDTIEGEFIHFGSPRLFQIFEAVKQQGRFIRLYERVTPLTNNQIALEPWLGLNVKISYLADRKKDKLLSLGLHLIRGEVVEQFQEKLETRELSSQIPDYCFTMSTMIKPESGVKRLYSLMERYAHEEPDNWAVRAVQKWKEDTELLNQFYEGTSDTSVEYEIERQALKTLYEPKISLTIENGGLFYLQQKRGG; this is translated from the coding sequence ATGGAGCAGCGTGACATACATACCTTTCTTCTCCGTTTCTTTCAGGCAAATCAATGCGACATACTAGAAGAAAGTGCAGGACATATGACCGTACAACTAACCATCGATATGGATAAATTGATTATGAACCGCCCTTTTTATTGGCACTGGCTTGAAAAAACTGGTGGTGTACCAGAGCCGCGGCAATTGACCCTCATCACCGATCAAAAAAAAGTGGATGATACGATTGAGGGTGAATTTATCCACTTCGGCTCCCCTCGTTTATTTCAAATATTTGAAGCTGTCAAACAGCAGGGCCGTTTTATCCGTCTCTATGAACGAGTCACTCCGCTCACGAACAACCAGATCGCACTCGAGCCATGGCTTGGTCTCAATGTGAAAATTTCTTATCTCGCAGATCGAAAGAAGGATAAGCTTTTATCACTAGGACTTCATCTAATACGCGGAGAAGTCGTTGAACAATTTCAAGAAAAGCTGGAAACCCGTGAGCTGTCATCTCAAATTCCCGATTATTGCTTTACAATGAGTACAATGATCAAGCCAGAAAGCGGGGTCAAACGGCTCTATAGTCTAATGGAGCGTTACGCCCATGAGGAACCAGACAATTGGGCGGTGAGAGCTGTTCAAAAATGGAAAGAAGACACTGAACTTTTAAACCAATTTTATGAAGGGACTTCAGACACATCTGTAGAATATGAAATAGAAAGACAAGCACTCAAAACTTTATACGAACCAAAAATCAGTCTTACGATTGAAAATGGCGGACTTTTTTACTTACAGCAAAAAAGAGGAGGTTGA
- the sinR gene encoding transcriptional regulator SinR: protein MIGQRIKQYRNEKGYSLSELAEKAGVAKSYLSSIERNLQTNPSIQFLEKVSAVLDVSVHTLLHEKDETEYDGQLDSEWEKLVRDAMTSGVSKKQFREFLDYQIWKKNQEEE, encoded by the coding sequence TTGATTGGCCAGCGTATTAAACAATACCGCAATGAAAAAGGCTACTCACTATCAGAACTGGCCGAAAAGGCTGGGGTAGCGAAGTCTTATTTAAGCTCAATAGAAAGAAACTTGCAAACAAACCCCTCCATTCAATTTCTTGAAAAAGTCTCCGCTGTTCTGGACGTCTCGGTTCATACACTGTTACACGAAAAAGATGAAACCGAATACGATGGTCAATTAGATAGTGAATGGGAAAAACTAGTTCGAGATGCAATGACATCAGGGGTTTCGAAAAAGCAATTTCGTGAATTTTTAGATTATCAAATCTGGAAAAAAAATCAAGAAGAGGAGTAA
- a CDS encoding anti-repressor SinI family protein, whose translation MEKKTNILDSEWVQLLLEARKAGLTVEEVRQFLKSSEKSSESHPLVRSHSIKPF comes from the coding sequence ATGGAAAAGAAAACGAACATATTAGACAGTGAATGGGTTCAATTATTACTTGAAGCTCGTAAAGCAGGGCTAACAGTTGAAGAAGTCCGTCAATTCCTCAAATCAAGTGAAAAGTCCTCTGAGTCTCACCCTCTGGTAAGAAGTCATTCTATCAAACCTTTCTGA